One Melanotaenia boesemani isolate fMelBoe1 chromosome 8, fMelBoe1.pri, whole genome shotgun sequence DNA segment encodes these proteins:
- the agxtb gene encoding alanine--glyoxylate and serine--pyruvate aminotransferase b — MSYFSKISQSDSVSSSVRGDFSPCRLLRNRIPAVMQRALFSRSVLLAQQAAAALDSPLTTRSAPVLQRLDRSMSLVTIPPPACILRPLEVPLRYLFGPGPSNIPPRVLAAGGRPIIGHLHPEMYEIMNDLKKGIQYAFQTENNMTIAMSGSGHAAMECAVFNTVEPGESVLVAINGIWGERVAEIAERMGANVHKMVKAPGGYFTNKEIEQAIEKHKPVLFFLTHGESSAGLCHPVDGIGDICKKHNCLFLVDTVASLGAAPIFMDKQNIDILYTGSQKALNAPPGTAPISFNDRACHKMFNRKTKPVSYLFDMTHLSNYWGCDGKPARAYHHTGPVSGFFALREGLAILAERGLEESWRKHKEVAAYLYRGLEDLGLKLFIPDKDMRLPSVTTIAIPEGYNWREMLAYIMKHHHMEMTGGLGPSIGMVMRIGLMGYNCEKANADMALHALADALKNCKKSKA; from the exons atgtCATACTTCTCCAAAAT CTCACAGTCAGACTCAGTCTCTTCGTCTGTCAGAGGTGACTTCAGCCCCTGCAGGCTTCTCAGGAACAGGATACCAGCCGTGATGCAGCGGGCTTTGTTCAGCCGGAGCGTGTTGCTTGCCCAGCAGGCTGCAGCGGCGCTCGACAGTCCGCTTACCACCAGGAGCGCACCAGTGCTGCAGCGCCTGGACCGCTCTATGTCTTTGGTCACCATCCCGCCACCGGCATGCATACTCCGACCGCTAGAGGTGCCTCTCCGTTACCTGTTCGGACCAGGACCCTCAAACATTCCTCCCCGTGTCTTAGCTGCAGGCGGCAGGCCAATAATTGGCCACTTGCATCCAGAAATGTACGAG ATTATGAACGATTTAAAAAAAGGGATCCAGTACGCctttcagacagaaaacaacatgaCCATAGCTATGAGCGGCTCCGGGCACGCCGCTATGGAGTGTGCTGTGTTCAACACTGTAGAGCCCGGAGAAAGCGTACTGGTGGCCATCAATGGCATCTGGGGGGAGCGCGTAGCCGAAATTGCAGAAAGAATGG gtGCTAATGTACACAAAATGGTAAAAGCACCTGGAGGATATTTTACCAATAAAGAAATTGAACAG GCCATAGAAAAACACAAGCCTGTCTTGTTTTTCCTCACACACGGGGAGTCCTCAGCTGGTCTCTGTCACCCAGTAGACGGCATCGGAGACATATGTAAAAA ACATAACTGTCTGTTCCTGGTGGACACAGTTGCCTCACTTGGAGCAGCACCCATTTTTATGGACAAACAAA ATATTGACATCCTGTACACTGGTTCTCAGAAGGCTTTGAATGCACCTCCTGGCACAGCACCCATCTCTTTTAATGACAGAGCTTG CCACAAGATGTTTAATAGGAAAACAAAACCAGTATCATATCTCTTTGACATGACACATTTGTCCAACTACTGGGGTTGTGATGGGAAACCAGCCAGAGC ATATCACCACACTGGTCCTGTCTCTGGATTCTTTGCCCTGCGGGAGGGTCTGGCAATCCTTGCTGAGAGG GGGCTGGAGGAGTCTTGGAGAAAACACAAAGAGGTGGCAGCCTACCTGTACCGAGGACTTGAAGATCTGGGCCTCAAACTATTCATCCCAGACAAG GATATGAGACTCCCATCCGTCACCACCATAGCCATCCCTGAGGGTTACAACTGGAGGGAGATGTTGGCCTACATCATGAAGCACCACCACATGGAGATGACAGGAGGACTGGGCCCTTCCATTGGCATG GTGATGAGGATCGGATTGATGGGATACAACTGTGAGAAGGCCAACGCTGACATGGCACTGCACGCTTTGGCAGATGCTCTCAAGAACTGCAAGAAGAGCAAGGCTTGA
- the LOC121644101 gene encoding peroxynitrite isomerase THAP4-like, giving the protein MACPVAGAASVELNPAVQPLNWLLGTWENDGPGEGSFPSIKPFHYTEKLYFSHVGQPVINFMFNAFHADSNKPLHRECGFIRMQPETNRVALIIAQNSGLVEIEEGELTGNQLNLQTQKLERISFAKEPHVQQICRVIQLRPDGKLEQTVSMATDKQPLTQHLHITYRRLS; this is encoded by the exons ATGGCGTGTCCTGTCGCTGGTGCTG CATCAGTGGAGCTGAACCCAGCTGTCCAACCTCTAAACTGGCTGTTGGGCACCTGGGAGAATGATGGACCTGGAGAGGGCAGCTTCCCCTCTATAAAACCATTCCACTACACAGAAAAACTGTACTTCAGTCATGTGGGACAACCAGTCATCAACTTCAT GTTCAATGCATTTCATGCAGACTCTAATAAGCCTCTGCACAGAGAATGTGGTTTTATTCGAATGCAGCCAGAGACCAACCGAGTGGCATTAATCATCGCACAGAACTCAG GTCTGGTGGAGATTGAAGAGGGAGAGCTTACAGGGAATCAACTGAATCTGCAGACCCAAAAGTTGGAAAGAATCTCTTTTGCCAAGGAACCCCATGTGCAGCAG ATATGTCGAGTAATTCAGCTGCGACCAGATGGGAAGCTTGAGCAGACTGTTTCCATGGCTACAGACAAGCAGCCGCTGACTCAACACTTGCACATCACCTACCGTCGGTTATCTTAG
- the LOC121644421 gene encoding peroxynitrite isomerase THAP4-like: MPSSSSSASSVELNPALEPVNWLLGTWESDEPGQGGFHSIKPFSYTEKLHFSHMGQPAMHFMFSASPEDSSKPSHRECGFIRMQPKTNRVAFIIAQDSGLVEIEEGELTGKQLTLKTHKLERISFAKEPHVQQICRVFQLRPDGKLAQTVSMTLDKKEPTQYLNITYVKTS, encoded by the exons CTTCAGTGGAGCTGAACCCAGCCCTTGAACCTGTCAACTGGTTGCTGGGTACCTGGGAGAGTGATGAACCTGGACAGGGAGGCTTCCACTCCATCAAACCTTTCAGCTACACAGAGAAGCTGCACTTCAGCCACATGGGACAACCAGCAATGCACTTCAT GTTCAGTGCCTCTCCTGAAGATTCATCTAAGCCTTCACACAGAGAATGTGGCTTCATTCGAATGCAGCCAAAGACCAACAGAGTGGCTTTCATTATTGCACAGGACTCAG GTCTGGTGGAGATTGAAGAGGGAGAGCTCACAGGAAAGCAGCTGACATTGAAGACCCACAAGTTGGAAAGAATCTCTTTTGCCAAGGAGCCCCACGTGCAGCAG ATTTGTCGAGTGTTTCAGCTACGACCAGATGGGAAGTTGGCGCAGACGGTTTCTATGACACTAGACAAGAAGGAACCTACTCAGTACTTGAACATCACCTACGTTAAAACATCTTGA